The following are from one region of the Quercus robur chromosome 1, dhQueRobu3.1, whole genome shotgun sequence genome:
- the LOC126728637 gene encoding methylsterol monooxygenase 2-2 isoform X2, with amino-acid sequence MLLSYPVFKFMGMRSSLPLPSWNIVFVQVMFYFVLEDFIFYWGHRVLHTKWLYKHVHSVHHEYATPFGLTSEYAHPAEILFLGFATIVGPAITGPHLITLWLWMVLRVLETVEAHCGYHFPWSLSNFIPLYGGADFHDYHHRLLYTKSGNYSSTFTYMDWIFGTDKGYRKLKELQHVGDGDGSKQM; translated from the exons ATGCTTCTATCATATCCCGTCTTCAAATTCATGGGCATGCGTAGTAGTCTTCCATTGCCGTCCTG GAATATAGTTTTTGTGCAGGTTATGTTCTACTTCGTCCTTGAGGATTTTATATTCTATTGGGGACATCGGGTTCTGCATACAAAATGGTTATACAAACATGTCCACAGTGTCCATCATGA ATATGCTACGCCCTTTGGTCTGACTTCTGAATATGCTCATCCTGCTGAAATACTTTTCCTTGGTTTTGCTACCATTGTTGGTCCTGCAATCACTGGACCCCATCTGATTACTCTCTGGTTATGGATGGTACTAAGAGTCTTGGAGACAGTTGAGGCACATTGTGGTTACCATTTTCCATGGAGCCTCTCAAACTTCATTCCTTTGTATGGGGG TGCTGATTTTCACGACTATCATCACCGTTTGCTCTATACCAAGTCTGGCAACTACTCGTCAACTTTTACTTACATGGACTG GATATTTGGAACTGATAAAGGTTACAGAAAGTTGAAAGAACTGCAACATGTTGGAGACGGAGATGGAAGCAAGCAAATGTAG
- the LOC126728650 gene encoding probable protein phosphatase 2C 24 produces MAGICCGLVNKSETSTACEQSSRAARRRRMEIRRFKFVTGVATTEPESSSTEQKRQKLEGYYTASFSSTDDEKKEVAVVETKEISNSNDGCASTSVSSEYPKFGVASVCGRRRDMEDAVAIHPSFSSHDHNSTTKLHYFGVYDGHGCSHVATKCREKLHELVKEELLLLETQEEEWKGVMERSFYRMDKEVNAWNETVLGAKCRCELQSPECDAVGSTAVVAIVTPNKIIVANCGDSRAVLCRNGKAVPLSSDHKPDRPDELNRIQAAGGRVIYWDGPRVLGVLAMSRAIGDNYLKPYVSCEPEVTITDRTAEDDCLILASDGLWDVVSNETACGVARMCLRGKAHAPPCSPPGAEVAVSETSDKACSDAAMLLTKLALARHSTDNVSVVVVNLRRDT; encoded by the exons ATGGCGGGGATCTGCTGTGGATTGGTGAACAAAAGCGAGACATCAACGGCGTGTGAGCAGAGCTCCCGAGCGGCGAGGCGGAGGAGAATGGAGATCAGACGGTTCAAATTCGTAACCGGCGTGGCCACAACGGAGCCAGAGAGTTCTAGTACTGAGCAAAAGCGTCAGAAGCTAGAAGGCTATTACACGGCGTCGTTTTCTAGTACGGACGATGAGAAGAAAGAAGTGGCGGTAGTAGAGACCAAAGAGATCTCGAATTCGAATGATGGTTGTGCTTCGACTTCGGTTTCGAGTGAGTACCCGAAATTCGGTGTTGCATCTGTGTGTGGAAGACGGAGAGACATGGAAGACGCTGTGGCTATCCACCCTTCGTTCTCTAGCCATGACCACAATTCCACAACGAAATTGCATTACTTCGGCGTTTACGACGGCCATGGTTGCTCTCac gTGGCAACGAAGTGTAGAGAAAAGTTACATGAGCTGGTGAAGGAagagttgttgttgttggagaCGCAAGAGGAAGAATGGAAGGGAGTGATGGAGCGAAGCTTTTATCGCATGGACAAGGAAGTGAATGCATGGAACGAGACCGTTTTGGGTGCAAAGTGTAGGTGTGAGCTTCAATCTCCAGAGTGTGATGCGGTTGGATCTACTGCGGTGGTTGCAATTGTGACACCCAATAAGATCATCGTTGCCAATTGTGGCGATTCAAGAGCTGTGCTTTGCCGAAACGGCAAGGCTGTACCTCTTTCCTCCGATCACAAG CCGGATCGTCCGGACGAGTTGAATCGGATCCAAGCCGCAGGTGGTCGGGTTATCTACTGGGACGGCCCACGTGTCCTCGGAGTTCTCGCCATGTCTAGAGCTATTG GTGATAATTATCTGAAGCCTTATGTGAGCTGTGAGCCAGAGGTGACGATCACGGATCGGACGGCGGAGGATGACTGTCTGATTCTGGCGAGTGATGGGCTTTGGGACGTGGTTTCAAACGAGACGGCGTGTGGGGTGGCGCGTATGTGCTTAAGAGGGAAAGCACACGCGCCTCCGTGTTCTCCGCCGGGTGCTGAGGTGGCTGTTTCCGAAACATCCGACAAGGCGTGTTCGGACGCGGCGATGTTGCTGACGAAGTTGGCCTTGGCTAGGCACAGTACTGACAACGTGAGCGTGGTCGTGGTAAACCTAAGAAGGGACACGTAA
- the LOC126728637 gene encoding methylsterol monooxygenase 2-2 isoform X1, producing MASIVESGWQYLITHFSDFQLACLGSFFLHESVFFLSGLPFIFLERAGWLNKYKIQTKNNSPAAQEKCITRLLLYHFGVNLPVMLLSYPVFKFMGMRSSLPLPSWNIVFVQVMFYFVLEDFIFYWGHRVLHTKWLYKHVHSVHHEYATPFGLTSEYAHPAEILFLGFATIVGPAITGPHLITLWLWMVLRVLETVEAHCGYHFPWSLSNFIPLYGGADFHDYHHRLLYTKSGNYSSTFTYMDWIFGTDKGYRKLKELQHVGDGDGSKQM from the exons ATGGCTTCGATCGTCGAATCTGGGTGGCAG TATCTGATCACACATTTCAGTGACTTTCAACTGGCATGTCTTGGAAGTTTCTTTCTCCATGAAAGTGTGTTTTTCTTATCTGGACttccttttatatttcttgAGAGGGCAGGCTGGCTGAACAAATACAAAATTCAG ACCAAAAATAACAGCCCAGCAGCTCAGGAGAAATGTATTACTCGCCTACTGCTTTATCATTTTGGTGTCAATCTTCCAGTTATGCTTCTATCATATCCCGTCTTCAAATTCATGGGCATGCGTAGTAGTCTTCCATTGCCGTCCTG GAATATAGTTTTTGTGCAGGTTATGTTCTACTTCGTCCTTGAGGATTTTATATTCTATTGGGGACATCGGGTTCTGCATACAAAATGGTTATACAAACATGTCCACAGTGTCCATCATGA ATATGCTACGCCCTTTGGTCTGACTTCTGAATATGCTCATCCTGCTGAAATACTTTTCCTTGGTTTTGCTACCATTGTTGGTCCTGCAATCACTGGACCCCATCTGATTACTCTCTGGTTATGGATGGTACTAAGAGTCTTGGAGACAGTTGAGGCACATTGTGGTTACCATTTTCCATGGAGCCTCTCAAACTTCATTCCTTTGTATGGGGG TGCTGATTTTCACGACTATCATCACCGTTTGCTCTATACCAAGTCTGGCAACTACTCGTCAACTTTTACTTACATGGACTG GATATTTGGAACTGATAAAGGTTACAGAAAGTTGAAAGAACTGCAACATGTTGGAGACGGAGATGGAAGCAAGCAAATGTAG